A region of Streptomyces halobius DNA encodes the following proteins:
- a CDS encoding TniQ family protein — protein sequence MHVPPVRGESTGSYVSRLAHGQGLQLEELLERVGFGQASRDPARVRAYPSTTELYVNEQGLEYLAVLCGSTARALQEDLPSTAAHLLEPTTGMEPVWTWPWLPRQGHLVPLCGTCAAVGGVHETVWMISPDRWRVCLEHLRFTDSDSTGGTWGLSLKLLPETIAAHREREVLHRRYGPAGEELFADAFQITVHWWTHLPGTPRWVQRARDAGLRAHAVPTAPLVLMPEAAAVAAHLAAFEHANKRDGQARTRWMDQMREQMDQWGVDFPVGRWALMDWLQRHSVPAAATSEAAGERSRRPASGVGLPQELRLSPGHTQVAQPTEVLGAASCLPWQLGQPACDM from the coding sequence GTGCACGTGCCGCCGGTGCGGGGGGAGTCGACCGGCAGTTACGTCAGCCGGCTGGCACACGGTCAGGGACTTCAGCTGGAGGAGCTGCTGGAGCGGGTGGGCTTCGGGCAGGCCTCGCGGGATCCGGCGCGGGTGCGGGCCTACCCCTCCACCACCGAGCTGTACGTCAACGAGCAGGGGCTTGAGTATCTGGCGGTGCTGTGCGGGAGCACGGCCCGTGCGCTGCAGGAGGATCTGCCGAGCACGGCCGCCCACCTGCTGGAGCCGACCACCGGCATGGAGCCGGTGTGGACGTGGCCGTGGCTGCCGCGCCAGGGGCATCTGGTGCCGCTGTGCGGGACGTGCGCCGCCGTCGGCGGGGTGCACGAGACGGTGTGGATGATCAGCCCGGACCGCTGGCGGGTCTGCCTGGAGCATCTGCGGTTTACCGACAGCGACTCCACCGGGGGTACGTGGGGGCTGTCGCTGAAGCTGCTGCCGGAGACCATCGCAGCCCACCGGGAGCGCGAGGTCCTGCACCGGCGATACGGGCCGGCCGGTGAGGAGTTGTTCGCCGACGCCTTCCAGATCACGGTGCACTGGTGGACACACCTGCCGGGCACCCCACGCTGGGTGCAGCGGGCGCGGGACGCGGGCCTGAGGGCGCACGCGGTGCCCACGGCGCCGCTCGTTCTGATGCCGGAGGCGGCGGCCGTGGCCGCCCACCTGGCCGCCTTCGAGCACGCCAACAAGCGCGACGGGCAGGCCCGCACCCGGTGGATGGATCAGATGCGGGAGCAGATGGACCAGTGGGGTGTCGACTTCCCGGTCGGCCGATGGGCGTTGATGGACTGGCTGCAGCGGCACAGCGTCCCCGCCGCCGCTACGTCCGAGGCCGCCGGCGAGCGCAGCCGCAGGCCCGCGTCGGGCGTCGGCCTGCCGCAGGAGCTGCGGCTGTCGCCCGGCCATACGCAGGTGGCACAGCCCACCGAGGTGCTGGGGGCGGCGTCATGTCTGCCCTGGCAGCTGGGACAGCCCGCATGCGACATGTGA
- a CDS encoding DEAD/DEAH box helicase family protein, with protein MLGTASEDQLTEDQEDPFVTPLRGHQAIAVRNAVSAFLDHYARASVVMATGTGKTHVALHVAHRIAPHGNVISSPPTSNCSTRPHKSGIARAAGGCT; from the coding sequence GTGCTCGGGACCGCATCCGAAGACCAGCTCACCGAAGACCAGGAAGATCCGTTCGTCACCCCGCTGCGTGGCCACCAGGCCATCGCCGTCCGTAACGCCGTCTCCGCGTTCCTCGACCACTACGCCCGCGCCAGCGTCGTGATGGCCACCGGCACCGGAAAGACCCACGTCGCCCTCCACGTCGCCCACCGCATCGCCCCGCACGGCAATGTGATCTCTTCGCCCCCAACATCCAACTGCTCTACCAGACCGCACAAGTCTGGCATCGCGAGGGCCGCCGGGGGCTGTACCTGA
- a CDS encoding helicase associated domain-containing protein, with product MLSNCNCFTEGVDIPSLDSILFAEPKSSPIQILQAVGRALRQTPGQGKIARIIVPVYLSPDEQLEEGVKGTSFHLLHQILISLSVWDELVFDRIHFLNGDRTLRPYTPARPLRADELIDLLHPKHTPAPNQIWDAAYAHAQAFHTQHGHLNVPAATKPPTASTWAGGWARSAA from the coding sequence GTGCTCAGCAACTGCAACTGCTTCACCGAGGGCGTCGACATCCCCTCCCTGGACTCCATCCTGTTCGCCGAACCCAAGAGCAGCCCGATCCAGATCCTCCAGGCCGTCGGACGCGCCCTGCGCCAGACCCCCGGACAAGGCAAGATCGCCCGCATCATCGTCCCCGTCTACCTCAGCCCGGACGAGCAGCTCGAAGAAGGCGTCAAAGGCACCAGCTTCCACCTGCTGCACCAGATCCTCATCAGCCTCAGCGTCTGGGACGAACTCGTCTTCGACCGCATCCACTTCCTCAACGGCGACCGCACCCTGCGCCCCTACACCCCCGCCCGCCCGCTGCGCGCCGACGAACTGATCGACCTGCTCCACCCCAAACACACCCCCGCCCCCAACCAGATCTGGGATGCCGCCTACGCACACGCACAGGCATTCCACACCCAACACGGCCACCTGAACGTCCCGGCCGCTACCAAACCCCCGACGGCTTCTACCTGGGCTGGTGGCTGGGCACGCAGCGCAGCCTGA